Proteins encoded together in one Elusimicrobiota bacterium window:
- a CDS encoding acylneuraminate cytidylyltransferase family protein: protein MVRPNVLAVIHARGGSKRIPLKNAKLLNGKPLVAYMIKAVLAAKKVTTCLVSSDHPEIIRISKEAGAYVPFVRPADISEDVPSELVTRHAVKWVEENTAKRVDIVITMQPTTPFVRPEDVNACVAAVEEGATSCVSVFPVHERPEWMFYIDGEGLAKPFLGKEIKGELGVSQKLPKMYMPNGGIYATRRDVMMEQGSIYGDRMKVHVMPRERSVDIDDPIDFEFAEFLAKTAFKDG from the coding sequence GTGGTAAGGCCGAACGTCCTGGCCGTGATCCATGCCCGAGGGGGCTCCAAGCGCATTCCCCTGAAAAATGCCAAGCTGCTCAATGGTAAGCCCTTGGTTGCTTACATGATCAAGGCCGTCTTGGCCGCCAAGAAAGTGACGACCTGCCTGGTGTCAAGCGACCATCCCGAGATCATCCGGATCTCCAAGGAAGCCGGGGCCTACGTCCCCTTCGTGCGCCCGGCCGACATCTCCGAGGACGTGCCCTCCGAGCTCGTGACCCGGCACGCCGTGAAATGGGTCGAGGAGAACACGGCAAAGCGCGTGGACATCGTCATCACCATGCAGCCCACGACTCCCTTCGTTCGCCCCGAGGACGTGAATGCCTGTGTGGCGGCCGTGGAGGAGGGGGCGACCTCCTGCGTGAGCGTTTTTCCGGTGCACGAGCGGCCGGAGTGGATGTTCTATATAGACGGGGAAGGCCTGGCCAAGCCTTTCCTCGGCAAGGAGATCAAGGGCGAGCTCGGGGTTTCCCAGAAGCTTCCCAAGATGTACATGCCCAACGGCGGCATCTACGCCACGCGCCGCGACGTCATGATGGAGCAAGGCTCGATTTACGGTGACCGCATGAAGGTGCATGTCATGCCCCGGGAGCGCTCGGTGGACATAGACGACCCGATAGACTTCGAGTTCGCGGAGTTTCTCGCCAAGACCGCGTTCAAGGATGGCTAA
- a CDS encoding N-acetylneuraminate synthase family protein, with protein sequence MKEFSIAGRKIGPAYPPFIIAEAGINHEGSFKKALQLVDAAAEAKADCIKFQCHITEAEMIPTDMRPGKISKEKLWDIIKRCELNEEEERKVKRHCEKKGILYMCTPFSREAADRLNVMGVSSFKIGSGECNNIPLLEHIAKMGKPTILSTGMNDVPSIRRSAAVFRRAGVPLMLMHCTSMYPTPYEKVRLGAIADLQRQFDLPVGLSDHSIGIYTCLGAAALGAVAFEKHFTITRKWPGPDVPISIEPQELAELVKGARAVHKALGGNKNILPEERPVIEFAYASVVTIAPVRAGEAFSRDNVWVKRPGTGKILAEDFKRVLGKKAARDIAPERQLTPHDIRGW encoded by the coding sequence ATGAAAGAGTTCAGCATCGCGGGCCGCAAGATAGGCCCCGCTTACCCGCCCTTTATCATCGCGGAGGCCGGGATCAACCACGAGGGCAGCTTCAAGAAGGCTCTCCAGCTCGTGGACGCCGCCGCCGAGGCCAAGGCCGACTGCATCAAGTTCCAGTGCCATATCACCGAGGCCGAGATGATCCCGACCGACATGAGGCCGGGGAAGATCTCCAAGGAAAAGCTTTGGGACATCATCAAACGCTGCGAGCTCAACGAAGAGGAGGAGCGCAAGGTCAAGAGGCATTGCGAGAAAAAGGGCATCCTCTACATGTGCACGCCCTTCTCGCGCGAGGCCGCGGATAGGTTGAACGTGATGGGGGTGAGCTCTTTTAAGATCGGGTCAGGGGAATGCAACAACATTCCGCTCCTCGAGCATATCGCCAAGATGGGCAAGCCCACCATCCTCTCTACGGGGATGAACGATGTCCCATCCATCCGCCGCTCCGCGGCGGTGTTCAGGCGCGCGGGGGTGCCCCTCATGCTCATGCACTGCACCTCCATGTATCCCACGCCCTACGAGAAGGTGCGCCTGGGTGCCATCGCGGACCTGCAAAGACAATTCGATCTTCCGGTGGGGCTTTCGGACCACTCCATCGGAATTTATACTTGCTTGGGCGCGGCGGCTTTGGGCGCGGTCGCCTTCGAGAAGCACTTCACCATCACCCGCAAGTGGCCGGGGCCTGACGTTCCCATCTCGATAGAGCCCCAGGAGTTGGCCGAACTGGTCAAGGGCGCTCGCGCCGTGCATAAAGCCTTGGGCGGAAATAAGAACATACTCCCCGAGGAACGGCCTGTCATAGAATTTGCCTACGCATCGGTCGTCACCATCGCCCCGGTCAGGGCCGGGGAGGCCTTCTCCCGCGACAATGTCTGGGTCAAGCGCCCCGGCACGGGCAAGATCCTGGCCGAGGACTTCAAGCGGGTGCTGGGCAAAAAGGCGGCGCGCGACATCGCCCCGGAGCGCCAGCTCACGCCCCATGACATCCGCGGCTGGTAG
- a CDS encoding NAD-dependent epimerase/dehydratase family protein, whose product MTSAAGSALVTGAGGLIGRRLASILVNAERLDARNLPAGGGKARALFHMAGLTSASACEENPAAAYEANVALFQRTLEHAVRRGVSTIVFPSSGLVYGEALLRPALESDLPRPGGYYAATKLAAEALLLGACRRWGLAGVAARLSNVYAEDMRPDTMFGAVFAQLRAGKEPRVRDLSPVRDFLHVGDAAEGLRRLAAVARPGEMLAVNLSTGRGFSVGQAVELARRAFGLPERLLPSQGKGPTLVLDNSLLFQLTGWRPPELSTKLLREICVDNFGPKPAGPK is encoded by the coding sequence ATGACATCCGCGGCTGGTAGCGCCCTAGTCACCGGAGCCGGGGGCCTTATCGGCCGCAGGCTCGCCTCTATCCTCGTAAACGCGGAGCGTCTGGACGCCCGGAATCTTCCCGCCGGCGGGGGCAAGGCCCGCGCGCTTTTCCACATGGCGGGGCTGACCTCGGCTTCGGCCTGCGAGGAGAATCCGGCGGCCGCCTACGAGGCCAACGTCGCGCTATTCCAGAGAACCCTCGAGCACGCGGTGCGGCGCGGGGTTTCCACGATAGTATTCCCCTCAAGCGGACTGGTCTACGGAGAGGCCCTGCTCCGCCCAGCCCTGGAGAGTGACTTGCCCAGGCCCGGCGGCTATTATGCCGCGACAAAACTTGCGGCTGAAGCGCTGCTACTTGGCGCCTGCCGGCGCTGGGGCCTGGCCGGGGTGGCGGCGCGGCTTTCCAACGTCTACGCCGAGGACATGCGTCCCGACACCATGTTCGGCGCGGTTTTCGCCCAACTGCGCGCGGGCAAGGAGCCCCGGGTGCGCGACTTAAGCCCGGTGCGGGATTTCCTTCACGTGGGCGACGCGGCCGAGGGCCTGCGCCGCCTGGCCGCCGTCGCCCGCCCGGGGGAGATGCTCGCCGTGAACCTGTCCACCGGCCGCGGTTTTTCCGTGGGCCAGGCGGTGGAGCTCGCGCGCAGAGCTTTTGGGCTACCGGAAAGGCTCTTGCCCTCTCAAGGCAAGGGCCCCACGTTGGTGCTGGATAATTCCTTGCTCTTCCAGCTCACGGGCTGGCGGCCCCCCGAGTTATCCACCAAACTTCTCCGGGAAATTTGCGTGGATAACTTCGGACCCAAGCCGGCAGGCCCCAAATGA
- the neuC gene encoding UDP-N-acetylglucosamine 2-epimerase (hydrolyzing): protein MKRRVIAVYTGNRAEYGLQYPILRAIAADKRLAYKLLVSGAHLQQAFGRTKAEIAKDGFDVHAEVKIAMGDDSLFGTAQAIGSGILSLSRVLARLKPDILVVYADRFEGFSAVITGTQMNIPTAHVEGGDITEGGALDDSVRHAMTKLAHLHFTTNEEAAERVRKLGEEPWRVHNVGFPAVDLVRAGLLASPEELLQRFGVDVGKPLVVFTQHSVTTEYDEAGAQVRPALKAMERLAREGVQILLTYPNNDAGGRRIIAELEKLRRRNVPNLQVHASLGRYNYHGALALPRAVCVGNSSSGIKETPALGCPFVNVGSRQNGRLRGGNVLDVGYDEEKIYEACRKALFDETFRRLCRGGGNPYGIGDAGPKIAQVLATVPLDKRLLQKKMTY, encoded by the coding sequence ATGAAGCGGCGGGTGATCGCGGTCTACACCGGCAATCGGGCCGAGTACGGCCTGCAGTACCCTATTTTAAGGGCGATCGCGGCGGACAAAAGGCTCGCCTATAAACTTCTAGTATCGGGCGCCCATCTTCAGCAGGCCTTCGGCAGGACCAAGGCCGAGATCGCCAAGGACGGCTTCGATGTCCACGCCGAGGTCAAGATCGCCATGGGCGACGACAGCCTTTTCGGCACGGCCCAGGCCATCGGCTCGGGAATATTGAGCCTCAGCCGGGTTCTCGCCAGGCTTAAGCCGGACATTCTTGTCGTCTACGCCGACCGCTTCGAGGGCTTCTCGGCCGTGATCACCGGCACCCAGATGAATATTCCCACGGCGCACGTGGAGGGGGGCGACATCACCGAGGGCGGGGCCTTGGACGACTCGGTGCGCCACGCCATGACCAAGCTCGCCCATCTTCATTTCACCACCAACGAGGAGGCGGCCGAGCGCGTGCGCAAGTTGGGTGAGGAGCCCTGGCGGGTGCACAATGTGGGGTTTCCGGCAGTAGATCTTGTCAGGGCTGGCCTTTTGGCCAGCCCCGAAGAGCTTTTACAGCGTTTTGGAGTGGACGTTGGCAAGCCCTTGGTGGTATTCACCCAGCATTCCGTGACCACAGAGTATGACGAGGCCGGCGCTCAGGTCCGGCCGGCCTTAAAGGCGATGGAGCGCCTGGCTCGCGAGGGGGTCCAGATCCTGCTGACCTACCCGAATAACGACGCCGGGGGGCGCCGCATCATCGCGGAACTGGAAAAGCTCCGGCGCCGTAATGTCCCCAACCTCCAGGTGCATGCGAGCCTTGGGCGCTACAACTACCACGGGGCCCTAGCCTTGCCCCGGGCCGTGTGCGTCGGGAACTCCTCCTCGGGCATCAAGGAGACCCCGGCCTTGGGCTGCCCCTTCGTCAACGTGGGCTCCCGGCAGAATGGGCGCCTGCGCGGCGGCAACGTCCTGGACGTGGGCTACGACGAGGAAAAGATTTACGAGGCTTGCCGCAAGGCCCTTTTTGATGAGACCTTCCGCCGCCTCTGCCGCGGCGGCGGCAACCCTTACGGCATCGGAGACGCCGGTCCCAAGATCGCCCAAGTTCTCGCCACCGTTCCTCTCGATAAGAGGCTTCTGCAAAAGAAGATGACGTATTGA
- a CDS encoding Gfo/Idh/MocA family oxidoreductase: protein MRYKAAIIGLGQIGSAFDSDPKRKEIWTHARAYQSCPEIELAAGADLDAGRRETFRRARGLDAVYSDWRQMLAEVRPDIVSVCTPVASHHELASALIEAGVPALFLEKPMAEEVWQAREIVEAAERRGVVLAVNHLRRWDRVVAHAKALIAAGDIGEIKVIGGWYSEKIYNIGTHLLDAIAYLGGEIEEVWGREVRGTCSEEPTAAGLLSLSNGAHGFIACSGKREDFIFELDVLGSKGRLRLTDNCRRLELYKFTESPNFTGYQELAARDLPPPPPGPSGFLSAVSDIAACLAGRKKAPACSGRDGLLALAAAKGLLASARDGGRPVKLAERITHRAPRIS, encoded by the coding sequence ATGCGGTATAAGGCCGCGATCATCGGACTCGGCCAAATCGGCAGCGCCTTCGATTCGGACCCCAAGCGCAAGGAGATATGGACCCACGCTCGGGCTTACCAAAGCTGTCCGGAGATAGAGCTCGCCGCGGGCGCCGACCTGGACGCGGGCCGCCGCGAGACCTTCCGGCGCGCGCGCGGCCTCGACGCGGTCTACTCGGATTGGCGGCAAATGCTGGCCGAAGTCCGGCCCGATATCGTGAGCGTCTGCACCCCCGTCGCGTCGCACCACGAGCTGGCCTCGGCCTTGATCGAGGCCGGGGTGCCGGCCTTGTTTCTGGAAAAGCCCATGGCCGAGGAGGTCTGGCAAGCCCGGGAGATCGTGGAGGCCGCGGAGCGCCGCGGCGTGGTCTTGGCGGTCAACCATTTGCGCCGCTGGGACCGGGTGGTCGCCCACGCCAAGGCCCTCATCGCCGCGGGCGATATCGGCGAGATCAAAGTCATCGGCGGCTGGTACTCCGAGAAAATCTACAACATCGGCACGCACTTGCTCGACGCCATCGCCTATCTCGGGGGAGAGATCGAGGAGGTCTGGGGCCGTGAGGTGCGCGGGACGTGCTCGGAGGAACCCACCGCGGCAGGATTACTCTCTCTCTCGAATGGCGCCCACGGCTTTATCGCCTGCTCAGGCAAGCGCGAAGACTTCATCTTCGAGCTCGACGTTCTAGGCTCGAAAGGCCGCCTCAGGCTGACGGACAACTGCCGGCGCCTGGAGCTCTACAAGTTTACGGAAAGCCCTAATTTCACGGGCTACCAGGAGCTGGCCGCGCGGGATCTGCCGCCTCCGCCCCCAGGCCCGTCCGGATTCCTAAGTGCAGTGTCCGACATCGCGGCCTGCCTTGCCGGCCGCAAGAAGGCCCCGGCCTGCTCCGGCCGCGACGGGCTCCTGGCCCTGGCCGCGGCCAAGGGGCTTCTGGCCTCCGCCCGGGACGGCGGGCGCCCGGTGAAGCTCGCTGAGCGCATTACCCATCGGGCTCCACGCATATCCTGA
- a CDS encoding ABC transporter ATP-binding protein, whose amino-acid sequence MSAWRAFSPFIKAYRARLALLGILLVSSTLSEGAGIGLLLPLIGWIQQGEAFLAKVGWLSRAFAWLSIPLTPGTLMITVFGVIAATLLLKFAAFMASAKVYNPFMKDLRQAAFARAVDSHLFYFHATSSGTLAQVLENEVEYAGQAFNFAVVILANAVSLLVLSFLMLTLSWKLTAVIALLGTVRYAVSGLFITWVRRLGAEHGALKTALKSSVIAVHQGIEVVKAFASERFEKARFSTLAHRIEKNADGAALAASANTLAEGLLGDGLLCLVIYFAVTRLNTPGPVLLTFLVVVTRLIPKVSALNDARIRVAEYASRVCDLPRLLSGRLHPPLAWGLRRLPAFSKSLVLDKVSFRYPAGEGEALEGVTLEIPKGATVAIVGSSGAGKTTMARLLLRLFDPSSGRIAADGIPLPELAREDWARLVAVVAQDTFIFDDTLENNVKYGLADCPPEALALALKRARASEFVASLPEREKTQLGERGVRLSGGQRQRIAIARAFLRDAPILILDEATSAMDAETERLIQEAIAELAKDRTMIVIAHRFSTIKNADRIVVLERGRVAEAGTHEELHARQGPYRRFYDLQSLRRERLGDAV is encoded by the coding sequence GTGAGCGCCTGGCGGGCGTTTTCCCCCTTCATCAAGGCCTACCGGGCGAGGCTCGCCCTCCTCGGAATCCTGCTGGTCAGCTCCACGCTCTCGGAGGGGGCGGGCATAGGCCTCCTTCTGCCCTTGATCGGATGGATACAACAGGGGGAAGCCTTCCTCGCGAAAGTCGGGTGGCTCAGCCGGGCATTCGCCTGGCTGAGCATTCCCCTCACCCCGGGAACCTTGATGATCACGGTATTCGGCGTCATCGCGGCGACCCTTCTCCTAAAATTCGCGGCGTTCATGGCCTCGGCCAAGGTCTACAACCCCTTCATGAAGGATTTGCGCCAGGCCGCTTTCGCCCGGGCCGTGGACTCCCACCTCTTCTACTTCCACGCGACCTCGAGCGGGACCCTGGCCCAGGTGCTCGAAAACGAGGTGGAGTACGCGGGCCAGGCCTTCAACTTCGCCGTCGTGATCCTGGCCAACGCGGTCTCCCTCCTGGTATTGAGCTTCCTCATGCTGACCCTCTCCTGGAAGCTGACCGCGGTGATAGCTCTCCTGGGCACGGTCCGCTACGCCGTATCAGGGCTGTTTATTACATGGGTGCGGCGCCTGGGGGCCGAGCACGGGGCCTTGAAGACCGCCCTCAAGTCCTCCGTCATCGCCGTGCACCAGGGCATCGAGGTGGTCAAGGCCTTCGCGAGCGAGCGCTTCGAGAAGGCCCGCTTCTCGACCCTCGCCCACCGGATCGAGAAAAACGCCGACGGCGCGGCCCTGGCCGCCTCGGCCAACACCTTGGCCGAGGGGCTTCTCGGAGACGGGCTTCTTTGCCTGGTCATCTATTTCGCGGTGACCCGCCTCAACACCCCCGGCCCGGTGCTTCTCACCTTCCTCGTGGTGGTGACCCGGCTTATCCCCAAGGTCAGCGCCTTGAACGACGCCCGCATCCGGGTCGCCGAGTACGCATCCCGGGTCTGCGATCTGCCGCGCCTCCTCTCCGGACGCCTCCACCCGCCCCTGGCCTGGGGCCTCCGGCGCCTGCCAGCCTTCAGCAAAAGCCTCGTCCTCGACAAAGTCTCCTTCCGTTATCCCGCGGGGGAAGGCGAGGCCCTGGAGGGAGTCACCCTCGAGATCCCCAAGGGCGCGACGGTGGCGATCGTGGGCTCCTCGGGAGCGGGAAAAACCACTATGGCCCGCCTCCTCCTCAGACTCTTCGATCCGAGCTCCGGCCGAATCGCCGCGGATGGGATCCCCCTGCCGGAGCTCGCGCGCGAGGACTGGGCGCGCCTGGTCGCCGTCGTGGCCCAGGACACCTTCATCTTCGACGATACCTTGGAAAACAACGTCAAATACGGCCTCGCGGATTGCCCGCCGGAGGCCTTGGCCCTGGCTCTCAAGCGCGCCCGGGCTTCGGAATTCGTGGCCTCCCTCCCCGAGCGCGAGAAGACCCAGCTAGGCGAGCGCGGGGTGCGGCTCTCCGGGGGCCAGCGCCAGCGCATCGCCATCGCCCGGGCCTTCCTGCGCGACGCGCCGATTCTCATCTTGGACGAGGCCACCTCCGCCATGGACGCGGAGACCGAGCGCCTCATACAGGAGGCTATCGCGGAGCTCGCCAAGGACAGGACCATGATCGTGATCGCCCATCGCTTCTCCACGATCAAGAACGCCGACCGCATCGTGGTGCTAGAGCGCGGGCGCGTGGCCGAGGCCGGCACCCACGAGGAGCTCCACGCCCGCCAAGGGCCCTACCGCCGCTTCTACGACCTGCAGTCCCTGCGCCGCGAGAGGCTGGGCGATGCGGTATAA
- a CDS encoding nucleotidyltransferase family protein encodes MPFAVARLTLPRTATVRQAMELMAGPAAVGMVLVAGKTGRLEGVVVDSDLRKGMLKGHGLDAPLSAVMNPKPVTLPRGATREEISRCMRRERRANVPIVDKKGRVVDLVRLSEHLADAEEKPNWVVLMVGGAGRRLLPLTQDRPKPLLPVGPKPLLETIIEQFEASGFKRFFLATNHQAEQIVGHFGDGSRLGVEIRYLRERESLGTAGALSLLPSKPDHPLIVMNGDLLTKVDFPALVRYHEEEGHDATVCVREYDFQVPFGVVQMDAAQRLERILEKPTHRFFVNAGIYVLSPGVLRLVPKGRLCDMTSILEKARGRGAVGCFPVREYWIDIGQPDDYQRARREYPQVFE; translated from the coding sequence ATGCCCTTCGCCGTCGCGCGGTTGACCCTTCCCAGGACCGCCACGGTGCGCCAGGCCATGGAGCTCATGGCCGGACCCGCGGCCGTGGGCATGGTCCTGGTCGCGGGCAAAACGGGGCGGCTGGAGGGCGTGGTCGTGGACTCGGATCTGCGCAAGGGGATGCTCAAGGGCCACGGCTTGGACGCCCCCCTCTCGGCCGTCATGAATCCCAAGCCCGTCACCTTGCCGCGCGGGGCCACCCGCGAAGAAATCTCGCGCTGTATGCGCCGGGAGAGGCGGGCCAACGTCCCGATCGTGGACAAGAAGGGACGCGTGGTGGACCTCGTGCGCCTCTCTGAGCACCTTGCCGATGCCGAGGAGAAGCCCAACTGGGTCGTGCTCATGGTGGGCGGGGCCGGGCGCCGCCTCCTGCCCCTCACCCAGGACCGCCCCAAGCCCCTCCTCCCCGTCGGCCCCAAGCCGCTCCTTGAGACCATCATCGAGCAGTTCGAGGCCTCGGGCTTCAAGCGCTTCTTCCTGGCGACCAACCACCAGGCCGAGCAAATCGTCGGGCATTTCGGCGACGGCTCCCGCCTCGGCGTCGAGATCCGCTATCTGCGCGAGCGCGAAAGCCTGGGCACGGCCGGGGCCCTCTCCCTTCTGCCCTCCAAGCCCGATCATCCCCTGATCGTGATGAACGGGGATCTTCTCACCAAGGTGGATTTTCCCGCTTTGGTGCGCTACCACGAGGAAGAGGGGCATGACGCCACGGTCTGCGTGCGGGAGTATGACTTCCAGGTTCCCTTCGGGGTCGTGCAGATGGACGCGGCCCAGCGCCTGGAGCGGATACTGGAGAAGCCCACGCACCGGTTCTTCGTCAACGCCGGAATATACGTCCTGTCCCCGGGCGTGCTCCGCCTCGTCCCCAAGGGGCGGCTCTGCGACATGACCTCGATTCTCGAGAAGGCCCGCGGCCGCGGCGCGGTCGGGTGCTTCCCGGTCCGCGAGTATTGGATAGACATCGGCCAGCCGGACGACTACCAGCGCGCGCGCCGGGAGTACCCGCAGGTCTTCGAGTGA
- a CDS encoding B12-binding domain-containing radical SAM protein yields the protein MAKILIVNPVIRAEDNPKHVAYGLALCAALADKAGHQVMVFDANGHRPGDDVLREALSADSWDIIATGGITTSYGYIKKTVKLARECSPKSLIVLGGGFLTSMPLDIMTFLPEADLGVVGEAFVTWPELLERFDGGKPDWASCLGLIYRDENRQIRLNASRPLIPNLDVLPYPAWEMFPLDIYFKNSGLLLSEEAMTAKRRLDINTSYGCSLICRFCFHLGLTGDMKVVEDAQGRRDVEFSYDRQIRWHSPRYIVDMVKYMRTRFGVDFVTFLDENLMTMNATTRGKWLSEICRLWKEEGLQPDCVRRGAPHDPDACRGVHWSGTSHAGLCSPGVLKMMHEAGCTYLDYGLESFSARVLRNIGKGATPENNIKAVKITMEAGIRPIPNQIMGFPDEFFDSIVDSIRAWQTLGIKANPFFATPYPGSEWYYTYKDKILEQYGGDLEAFLLDLGDATKITAVISENFNAVELLGLRELMVQGDLKRVQDYEKVWRKSHGEPNIPDFRKQGRRSFGNLKGPTRAPAGVS from the coding sequence GTGGCTAAAATCCTCATCGTCAACCCGGTAATCCGGGCCGAGGACAACCCCAAGCACGTCGCCTACGGCCTGGCCCTGTGCGCGGCTTTGGCCGACAAGGCCGGCCATCAGGTCATGGTCTTCGATGCCAACGGCCACCGCCCGGGAGACGACGTCCTGCGCGAGGCCTTGTCGGCCGATTCCTGGGACATCATCGCGACCGGCGGCATCACCACCTCCTACGGCTACATCAAGAAGACGGTGAAGTTGGCGCGCGAGTGCTCCCCCAAATCCCTCATCGTCCTGGGCGGGGGATTTCTCACGAGCATGCCCCTCGACATCATGACCTTCCTCCCGGAGGCCGATCTTGGGGTGGTGGGAGAGGCCTTCGTCACCTGGCCGGAGCTCTTGGAGCGCTTCGACGGCGGCAAGCCCGACTGGGCGAGCTGCCTAGGCCTCATCTACCGCGACGAGAACCGCCAAATCCGCCTCAACGCCTCCCGGCCGCTCATACCGAATTTGGACGTCCTGCCCTATCCGGCCTGGGAGATGTTCCCCTTGGACATTTACTTCAAGAACAGCGGGCTGCTCCTCTCCGAGGAGGCCATGACGGCCAAGAGGCGCCTCGACATCAACACGAGCTACGGCTGCTCGCTTATCTGCCGCTTCTGCTTCCACCTGGGGCTCACCGGGGACATGAAGGTGGTGGAGGACGCCCAAGGCCGCCGCGATGTGGAATTCTCCTACGACCGCCAGATCCGCTGGCATAGCCCGCGCTACATCGTGGACATGGTCAAATACATGAGGACGCGCTTCGGGGTGGACTTCGTGACCTTCCTCGACGAAAACCTCATGACCATGAACGCCACCACCCGCGGCAAGTGGCTCTCCGAGATCTGCCGGCTCTGGAAAGAGGAGGGGCTCCAGCCCGACTGCGTGCGCCGCGGGGCCCCCCACGACCCCGACGCCTGCCGGGGGGTGCATTGGTCGGGGACCAGCCACGCCGGGCTTTGCAGCCCCGGGGTCCTCAAGATGATGCACGAGGCGGGCTGCACCTACCTTGACTATGGACTCGAGTCCTTCTCCGCGCGGGTCCTGCGCAACATCGGCAAGGGGGCCACGCCCGAGAACAACATCAAGGCGGTCAAGATCACGATGGAGGCCGGGATACGCCCCATCCCCAACCAGATCATGGGATTTCCGGACGAGTTCTTCGACTCCATCGTGGACAGCATCCGGGCCTGGCAGACCTTGGGCATCAAGGCCAACCCCTTTTTCGCCACCCCCTACCCAGGCTCGGAGTGGTACTACACCTACAAGGATAAGATCCTCGAGCAGTACGGCGGCGACCTCGAGGCCTTCCTCCTGGACCTGGGAGACGCCACCAAGATCACCGCGGTCATCTCAGAGAACTTCAACGCGGTTGAGCTCCTGGGCCTGCGCGAGCTCATGGTCCAGGGAGACCTCAAGCGCGTCCAGGACTACGAGAAGGTTTGGCGCAAGAGCCACGGCGAGCCGAATATTCCGGATTTCCGCAAGCAGGGCCGGCGCAGCTTCGGCAACCTCAAGGGCCCGACCCGCGCGCCGGCCGGAGTCTCCTAA
- a CDS encoding DUF115 domain-containing protein, which yields MMKDLSPAQLSQIAEATFRKTAEIGLKHARLNKPFVKKSVKEVRDETPAAPALVVSAGPSLHRAKPVETLKRVGHGGLTIVACDGALGFLLRNGIIPQYVVSVDPHPDRIVRWFGDTKIDRRAPDDYFRNQDLDPTVGENERRYNSELIALVNKHGPKMKAILSTSVAPDVAERCIESGMDVYWWNPIYDDTDSPESFTRKINAVNPLPCLVTGGNVGSSSWVFAVAILRRTKIGLIGMDFSYAPETPLRMTQYYDVIKDLFPDNPEEGYIQVPNPHLGKTWYTDPTYFWYRNCFLQLAQAAPDGVETVNCTEGGILFGNRIGWSPLEAFLRG from the coding sequence GTGATGAAGGACCTCTCGCCCGCGCAATTGAGCCAAATTGCCGAGGCCACCTTCCGAAAAACCGCCGAGATCGGCCTCAAGCACGCCCGGCTCAACAAGCCCTTCGTCAAGAAGAGCGTCAAGGAAGTGCGCGACGAGACCCCCGCGGCCCCGGCCTTGGTGGTTTCCGCGGGCCCGAGCCTGCACCGGGCCAAGCCCGTCGAGACCTTGAAGCGCGTCGGCCACGGGGGGCTCACCATAGTCGCCTGCGACGGGGCTTTGGGCTTTCTTTTAAGAAACGGCATCATCCCCCAGTACGTGGTGAGCGTGGACCCCCATCCCGACCGCATCGTGCGCTGGTTCGGGGACACCAAAATCGACCGGCGCGCCCCCGACGACTATTTCCGCAACCAGGACCTGGACCCCACAGTCGGGGAGAACGAGCGCCGCTACAACAGCGAGCTCATTGCGCTCGTCAACAAGCATGGCCCCAAGATGAAGGCCATCCTTTCGACGAGCGTCGCCCCCGACGTAGCCGAGCGCTGCATCGAGTCCGGGATGGACGTGTACTGGTGGAACCCGATTTACGATGACACGGACTCCCCGGAGAGCTTTACCCGCAAGATCAACGCGGTCAATCCTCTGCCCTGCCTGGTCACCGGCGGGAACGTGGGCTCCTCCTCGTGGGTCTTCGCGGTGGCCATCCTGCGCCGGACCAAAATCGGCCTCATAGGCATGGACTTCTCCTACGCCCCCGAGACCCCCCTGCGCATGACCCAGTACTACGACGTGATCAAGGACCTCTTCCCGGACAATCCCGAGGAGGGCTACATCCAGGTGCCCAACCCCCATCTGGGAAAGACCTGGTACACCGACCCCACCTATTTCTGGTACCGCAACTGCTTCCTCCAGCTCGCCCAGGCCGCGCCCGACGGGGTCGAGACCGTGAACTGCACCGAGGGAGGCATCCTCTTTGGAAACCGCATCGGCTGGAGCCCGCTAGAGGCCTTCCTGCGTGGCTAA
- a CDS encoding type II toxin-antitoxin system RelE/ParE family toxin codes for MKIVLLPQAQEDLDRVLEPLFSRLIRQISALKEYPELGASMAGPFAGYRGFIVEFYRVVYRVSGQHIEIAYIRDCRRRPLS; via the coding sequence TTGAAGATCGTCCTCCTGCCCCAAGCCCAGGAAGACCTGGACCGCGTCCTCGAGCCCCTGTTTTCCCGGCTCATCCGGCAGATCTCGGCCCTCAAGGAGTACCCGGAGCTGGGGGCCTCCATGGCGGGGCCCTTCGCGGGATATCGCGGCTTTATCGTGGAGTTTTATCGCGTGGTCTATCGCGTCTCGGGGCAGCATATAGAGATAGCCTATATCCGGGACTGCCGCCGTCGGCCGTTATCCTAG